CAGATCAGGACACGGATGATCCTTCCCAGGTGGCACCGCTGCTCGATCAGATCGACGGCGAGATCGACCAGTTCACAGCCGACGGAGCCTATGACGGCAAGCCAACCTATCGGTCTATCCTGCAGCACAGCGCAACCGCGAACATCGTCATTCCACCGCGTTCCACGGCGGTGGAAAGCGGTGATGCCGGACCGCCTGGTCAAAGGGACAAGCACATTGCCGCAATCGCAAGCGACGGTCGGCTGAAATGGCAGGCAGCCACCGGCTACGGCAAGCGGGCGCTGAGCGAAACAGCCATCGGACGATACAAGGGGCTGATCGGACGGCGCCTGCGAGCACGCTCTCTTCCGGCTCAACAGACCGAGGTTGCCATCGGTTGCATCGTTCTCAACCGCATGCTGGCATGGGCACGCCCGGAGTCTATCCGGCGTCAAGTCACGCAGGCATAACCAACTACATTAATGATCGAAATGCGTTCGATTTCATATCCGCGCACCAACGCCGTGGTCAGCGCTATCATCTTGTGGAACACGGTCTACCTCTCGCAAGTCGTTGAAAGCCTGCGGGCAGAAGGGCACGATCTGCCGGATGAAATCATCCGCCACATCTCCCCGCAGATATGGGAGCACATCAACCTTACCGGCATCTATGATTGGAATGGGGAAGGCCGCCCCGAGGGCACATTCCGTCCGCTCCGTCATGCCACCAAAGAGAAAATCGTGGAGGCGGCGTGAGCAGAACGCCCAAAATTCAAGCCGGACCAAGGCCAGCCTTTTCGCAGGGGGTGCACACGAGCGAATATGGCCATGGCATTCAACGGGGAGAAGAAACCGGGGCAAATGAGCCCACCGATCCAGCGCAAACGGGTCTTGTCTCGGCGCTCTCTCCGCATGGCGCGTTGCGTTTGGAAGAAGCAGACGAGGGATTCGTTCTCGATGCTACTGTCGCGGCGCACATCAAGGATGCCTTTCATCACGGGGCGGGCTTCGGGCTTCTCACGTTGGGCCTTGTCACCGATACGCCTTTGTCACCTGACTTCGCGTTCTGGCAAAACTTTGCCTGCCGCTTCATCGCGGCGCGCTGCCATGCGGAAACTGGTGGAGTGGTTTGCCCTGGCACCGACGACCTCAACGGCCTTGTCGATGAAGCGCCACCGATGCGTGGTGGCGAATATCTTGATGCCACAGTGCTTGCTGACCTATGGGCATCGCTCAGGGCTGCCCTTGAAGCCGATCTGGCAGCCAGCGGGCTTGACCTCTCGGCCTATCTCGAGCGTCACGACAGTCGCTGGCGGCATGTTGGACGCGTGCATTTCAATCTCGCCGAAAACCGCAAGGATGCCGAGCGGCCGTTTGCGTTTCTCGCAACGTATGTGCCGGGCCTCGGTGCGCAAAACGCATTGCGCCACGCACCCCTTGGCGGCGCGCTGCGCGAATTTGCCGGAACTGGCGCCAAAGGCCAACTGCTGAAGCTGCTGGAACCGGTCAGTCGGGCAAGCGAACGCTGCGGGTGGCTCAAGGCCATCGTCGATTCGGGCGAGATCTTCCATCCCCTGCGCTGGACGCCTGGCGAGGCGATGCAGATGCTGTCGGATTTGACCGCGCTGGAGCAAGCGGGGATCATCGTGCGGATGCCGGCATCGTGGCCGAACCAGCGCCCTGCCCGCCCGATGGTCGAGGCAGTTGTCGGCGCCAGCGAGCCTTCAAGAGTGGGGACCGAGCAACTGATGGATTTCTCGATCGAGGTCGTGCTCGATGGCGAGGCGTTGAGCGCTGCGGAAATCGAACAGCTTCTGTCAGCAGCGGACGGACTGGCGCTGTTGCGCGGCAAATGGATCGAACTCGATCGCGACCGGTTGGCGGCCGCCCTGGATCGCTACGGGGAAATCGAACGGCTCGCCAACGAGGAAGGCATATCGTTCGGACAGGCGATGCGACTGCTTGCCGGCGCCGGGATTGGCGACGAACGCGACGATGCTGCCGCGTTCGCTGCGCAATGGGGGCAGGTGCGGGCAGGGCCGTGGTTCGCAGAGGCGCTTGCCGCTTGCCGAAACCCGGAAACGCTGGACAACGCCTTGCCGGGCGATGCGTTGCGGGCGAACCTGCGTCCATACCAGCAAGTGGGCGTGCAGTGGCTGTCGTTTCTCACGCGCCTCGGGCTCGGCGCCTGTCTTGCCGATGATATGGGCTTGGGGAAGACAGTGCAGGTGCTGGCGCTCGCGCTGGCGATGCGCGCAAACGCGCCTGGCTTGCCCCCGATCCTGATCGTGGCCCCGGCCTCGCTGCTGGCCAACTGGGCCGCAGAAGCCGATCGCTTTGCACCCTCGTTGCGGGTGTTCATCGCGCATCCCGCATTCGTGTCGCGCGATGAACTGTCGGCACCGGACACGTTTCTCAGCCAATCTGATCTGGTGGTTACCTCCTATGCCTCGTTGTTGCGACAGGGCTGGCTGGCGCAGACGCATTGGCATCTGGTGGTTATCGACGAGGCGCAGGCGATCAAGAACGTCGCAACCAAGCAGACGCGCGCCGTCAAGGCCCTGCGCGCGGAGGGACGAATTGCGCTCACCGGCACACCGGTTGAAAACACTCTGGGCGATCTGTGGTCGATTTTTGACTTTCTCAACCCTGGCTTGCTGGGGACCGCGCGTGCCTTTCGCGGCTTTGCCAAGCAACTCGCGGCGCAGCAGCCACCGAACTACGCCCCCTACGCAGGCTCGTCGCGCCCTATATCTTGCGGCGGATGAAAACCGACCGCCGCGTCATCGCTGATCTCCCCGATAAGACCGAGGTGAAAGCCTGGTGCTCGCTCAGCCGGAAACAGGCGGCGCTCTATCAGAACACGGTCGACAATTTCGAGCGCCTGCTTGAGGAATCCGGCGACGATATGAGCAGGCGCGGTCTGGTTCTTTCGACGCTGATGCGGCTCAAGCAAATCTGCAACCATACTGCCCATGGAGGGGGCTCAGATTGGGCACATGGCGACAGCGGTAAATTCGAGCGGCTTGCTGACATCGCGACGACCGTTGCGAGCCGTCAGGAAAAGATGCTGGTGTTCACCCAGTTTACCGAGATTATCGAGCCGTTGTCCATGCTGTTGACCGGGGTGTTTGGCCGACCGGGCCTGGCGCTCAGTGGTGCGACGGCGGTGGCCAAGCGCAAGGATCTGGTGGCCCGGTTTCAGGAGGACGAGCATATTCCGTTTTTCGTCCTGTCGCTCAAGGCTGGCGGATCGGGTTTGACGCTGACAGCGGCCTCGCATGTTGTACACTTTGATCGTTGGTGGAATCCTGCGGTCGAGAATCAGGCAACTGATCGCGCTTTTCGGATTGGGCAGAAGCGCAACGTACTGGTGCATAAGTTCGTCTGCCGTGGCACCATAGAAGAGCGGATCGATGAGATGATCGAAGCGAAGCAGCATATGGCCACGCAGTTGCTGGGCGGTGGTGGTGAGGTCAACCTCACCAAAATGGGGAACCGTGAACTGCTTAATCTTGTTCGGCTTGATCTCTCCAGCGCGATGATGGAGCCAGTATGAGCTATTGGGGTTACAAGCCTTACGTTTCGGTCGCACAACGGCGTGCCGATGCGGCAAAGCAGGTCAAGCTCCTGTTGAAAAAAGGGCAGACGGTTTCGCCCGTTGTCATCGAGGGTCGGCGCATTGCGGCAAGTTTCTGGGGCAAAGCTTGGTGCGACAACCTTGAGCGCTATTCCGATTTTTCCAATCGTTTGCCCCGCGGGCGCACCTATGTCAGGAACGGTTCGGTCGTGGATCTTTCCATCGCCGAGGGCAGCGTTGAGGCTCTGGTCAGCGGTTCGCAGATTTACAAGGTGCGCATTGACATTGCCCCGGCCACCCCGCCGCGCTGGAGTGCGATTTGCGCCGATTGCACCGGCTCGATTGGCTCGATCGTCGAACTGTTGCAAGGCAAATTGGCGAAAAAGGTGATGGAACGCGTTTGCCGGGAGGGCGATGGCCTGTTCCCTGGCCCCCAGGAAATCAAATTGGCTTGCACTTGCCCAGATTGGGCCGAGATGTGCAAGCATGTCGCGGCCGTGGCTTATGGCATCGGGGCAAGGTTCGATGCCAATCCGGATGCACTTTTCACACTGCGAGGCGTCGATCGCAATGAACTCATCGCCATCGGCGTCGATCCGTCAATGACCGAGGCAACAACAAACGAGCGTGTCCTCGCCGACGACGATATGGCCGCCCTGTTCGGTATTGAACTGGATGTACCAGGCCCTTCGACAGCCATCGCACAGGGTCGGAGCGCGATGCCAAAGGCCAACACTGAGCAGCGGCGAGCCAGGAAATCTGACACGACGCAAAAGGTTCGAGACACAGGGGCCGAAATCAAGTCGCCACGACTCGCAGCCAAGCCGGACAAGCATAAGCGTGACCCTCTGCCGACCACGCCGCATGAGGGGGTCGGATCGAAGCAGCCTCTTGGCATTCCCCAGATCGTCAAACCACCTGTGATAGATCGGGGTGAGGCAGAGCAAGCCACCGGCGATACCCATAAGTTGACACCTCGCGCCAAACTGCGCGAAGCGGCAGCACACACCGGCGGGCGACCAGTTCGGCTCTCAGTGCGCAAAAAACTCGCAGAGGCATCTCGAGACGAAAGGCGCGGGAGGCCTCGGTAATGCCTGCGACAAGCCTTGTTCGCTATACGTTCTCAAATGTCGTACAGCCACGCACAGTTCTTGTCGTCACCCCGTACCTGGCCTCACATGGGCTTCTTGGGGTCAAGGGTTAAATTTAGCAACGCATGAGCAGAACTCCAGGACTGTTTCGGCATCCAAGGTTTGAGCCCGATTGCATGACCGGCCGTCTCCGGCGCAGACCTGCTTCGTAGTCACGCCAATTCGTCACCCTGAATTTCATCTTTCCGACGTGATGACGACGATCTGCGTTGTGTTTGTACGGCATGGCTCTCGCATCAAGCTGATTTCGATCCTGCCTGCCTATCGCCAAACCGTTGACAAAGGATCCATGCACCAACGCTCGTGAGCAATGATCTCGGTCGGAAAGCGATGGTTCTTGTAGCGGGCGGCAGCCTCAGACATGCCCGGTGCCTATCGTCAATCCGTCAACGCTGAAACAACGTGACAGCGCCCGTTCCACATATGCGGGTTGATCGGAAAGGTCGGGCGGAGGACCAGGAAAGCCATCCATGAAGAGCGGGGTACATCCGGTCCCGTCCAGCGCCTCAGGTTGAAAGGACGGCTTCCGTGCCGTGCCGAAGCGATCTCGGCGCGGCCGCCAGTTCAATCGTTATGGCTGCGAGAAGCCTCTCCGCGTCGCGTCTCATCGTCGACGATCGCCTGGACCACTGCGATATCCATATGCGAACGAGGCGAGATCCTCGCTATTTCGGCCGCCACCTTGGCCCAATGGACGAATTCGCCGGCTTGCCCTGAAGCCCGTGCCCGAGCGGCCAAACGCTGTGCCTCGTAATAAGCGCCGGGCTCGTCACGATGCACCAGACGGCGCGCGTCTGACTGCCATCTCAGGCGGATTTTCCTTCGGTCCTTCGGGTGGATGACGAAGAAGCCCATCATGCCCATGGCCATCTGGACCATCTCGTCAGAATGCGGGTGGTACATGAACGTCCCGCTCTTAACCAGGTCGAACTCGTAGACGGAGGTCTTCCCAGGCGGGATTTGGGGCTGCGTCAGCCCACCCACGCCGTCCATACCCGACGGCAGGATCATGCCGTGCCAGTGGATAGTGGTGTGCTCCGGCAGCTTGTTGGTGACGAAGATCCGGACGCGGTCGCCTTCCAGGGCCTCGATTGTCGGACCGGGGGACTGCCCGTTGTAGCCCCATAAGTAGCCGGTCATGCCCGGCGCCATCTCGCGCTCGACGGGTTCGGCGACGAGGTGGAATTCCTTCACGCCGTTGTTTATGCGATGTGGCAGGGTCCAGCCGTTGAGCGTCACCACCGGCTGGTAGTCGGGGCCGCCTTTTGGAAAGAGCGGCGGCTGCATGTCGGGGGATTCCATGATCGGCGCGTCAGGCAACCCCTGCGCCGATGTCTTGGTCCACGCGGCCGACCCGACCAAAAGGGCGCTAGCGCCAAGCATCTGTCGTCTTGAGAGCATCGTCGTCATTCCTTCTGATTAATCGAGCGCGACGAAGGCATTGTCCTTGAGGTCGAACCGGCGCGTGACGTTGTCGAAGACCATCTTGGGCGGCATCACACCCGCTCCTGCCAGACGGTCAGCCGGCGCTCGATCACCTGCAGGATGCGGTCCATGGCAAGGCCGAGGATGCCGATAGTGATCAGGCTGACGAAGATGGCCGGCAGGTCGTAGTAGAGCTGTGCCTGCTGCATGCGGAAACCGAGGCCGGTCTGCGCGGCGATCAGCTCGGCCGCGACCAGCGTCGCCCAGGCCGATCCGAGCCCGATGCGCATGCCGACCAGGATGAACGGCGTCGAGGCGGGAATGATGACGAGCAGGAAGATCGTCATGTCCCGGGCGCTGATCGCCAGCGGAATGATGGCTAGCGGCGGGATCATGCGGAAGACTGCAGGTAGGGCTCGATGAGCGGACGCGCGACCTTGTACCAGCCCATGACGAAGCCGACCGGGATCGCCAGGATCACGCCGAGCAGGAAGCCAGTCAGTACCCGCGCCAGGCTGGATAGGATGTCGGTGGCGAGCTGCCCGCTGGCGATGACATCAGCAAACCTTGCCGCGACCTGTGGCGGCGGCGGCAGGCCCACTGCGCCTCCCGCCGTCAGCGCACACCAGATGGCGATGCCGGCGACGAGCCCGCAAAGATTGAGCGCAAGGCCGGCATAGTCGGTGCCGTGGCCCTCCTGCGGCCCGCCACTGGCGCGCGTCGCTTTCGCCGCCTCGCTCATCGCGACATCCCCGAATAGAAGAACTGGTCGAGCGCCGCTGCGGAAGCACCGATGGCGCCGGCGCCGGGGCCAAGGCTAGACCGCTCGATCCGAAGCACATCGCGCATCGGCGGCAGGACGCCGGCCCGGATGTGGTCGATGAAGCTTTCCGGGGCCTCGGCCAGGTGGCCGCCAAAGACGATCAGGTCCGGATTGAGCAGGTTGGTTGCGGTGGCAATTGCCGTCGTTAGGTGCCGGAGGGCTGCATCCCACACCTGCGGGTGCTTTTCCACCGCGGCAAGCCGGGACGGTCAGGCCGCCTTTACGTCGGTCAGCGCCTTCTCCAAGGCGTCCTTGATCGGTTTGGTGACGTCGGCCACCCCCTTGGTGCTGAGTGCCTGGAATTCCTTGGCCTGCTCCACACACATTTCGACCCGCTTGCGCAAGAAGTTCGACTGCAGCGCGATAACTTGCGACGGCAACTTCGCGCCAACCAACGCCTGTAGATGAGAGAGGTCTGCCTCGGCGTTGGCCCGCAATGCACCCATCGTCTTCAACGACAGCTCGTTACTGACCGCTTTTGTGTTTTCGAAGATGGACTTGAGCATTTTCTGGGCGTCTTCAGCACCCGACGCGAATTTGACGAGAGCTCCTGTCGACAGCTCGCCCACCTTTTCGGCGACTACACGCAGCTGATCGGCGGCTTTGGCAGGGTCTAATGCCGGGAAGTGGACTGTTTCGATGTCTTGATCTTCGGTCTTGGCCATTTCGTTATCCTTCTGGTCGACGATCTCTCTGATGTGCGTATGCTCATTTTGCATTGCACGCCCCGCCTGACGAAGCAGGTCGCATCGCATTCCAGGCGGAACGTCGCCGTCATGGGAACGGTGCGGTCACTGCGGTCCCCGTGTCAGCGGGCCGTGCTGACACGCGGGGTATTCGGTCGCTTGAACGATCAGGCGACCTTGAGATCCCTGAGCGTATTCTCGAAGGCGTCCTTTACTGGTTTGGAAACGTCGGTGACCGCCTTGGTGGTGAGCGCCTGGATGTCCTTGGCTTGCGCGACACTCATTTCGACGCGCTTGCGTAGGAAGGTCGTCTGCAGCTCGATTACCTCGGACAGCGACTTCGCGCCGACCAGAGTTTCAAGATGTGAAAAGTCGGCTTCGGCATTGGCGCGCAGCGCGGCAAGCATCTTCAGTGACAGTTCATTGCCGACCGATTTGGCAGTTTCGAAGGTCGACTGAAGCGCCTTCTGGGTATCTTCAGCGCTCGACTGGAATTTGGCAAGCACTTCCTTTGACTGCTCGACCCCCTTTTCGGCGACAACGCGGAACTGATCGGTGGCCTTGCCAGGGTCGAAGGCCCGGAATTCGACGGTTTCGCTCGGCTTGTCTGCGGTCTTGGACATTTTCTGATCCCTCTGGTTGGCGATGGTTTGTTGCCTGCGATGCATGCGGGTCGATTAAGCTGCCTTCTGTGGATTTCCAGTGCTCGTCATCGGCCGGACATGGAGTTGTTCGGACCTGTTCGACCCATCTCTGCAATAGAGCGGAATTCGGTCGCCGGCTTGCCGGTTTGACCGAATGGCTATCCGGTCGTCGCGGTCATTATTGTTTTAGGCTTGGTCATGCCCTTGCATTCCCTCAATGGTGACGGCTCCGATGCGACCCCACGGCCATGATTTTAACAAGCGCCAATGTTCAATCTACTGGGGAATCTACTGGGGGTCTGGCAATGCTCGCATCCTAGTCCCTATGATTGCTGGCCTGAGGGCGGCCCGTCATCCGATATGCAACGGTACGAGGGTTAAGCCGGCTGGCCGGCGCAGAGCCTCATGCATGGGAGACGGGCCATATGGACCATATCAGATTTGTCGGTTTGATATTCACAAGGAACGGATCTCGGTGGCGGAGAGCAGACGCTCCGGCGCGGTGGACTATCTCGGCGAGATTGCCAATGATGCTGATACCATCAGCAAGCTGTGCGACCGTCTCGGACGGTCCGGCAAGCCGCTGGCGTTTGCTATGAGGCCGGCCCGTGCGGCTATGGCGTTCATCGCCAACTCACGCGCCTCGGCCATCGGTGCGACGTGGTGGCGCCGTCGTTGATTCCGCCGGGCGCTGTCACGTTGTTTCAGCGTTAACGGATTGACGATAGGCACCGGGCATGTCTGAAGCGAGCTGCCGCCCGCTACAACAACCATCGCTTTCCGACCGAGATCATTGCGCACGCCGTTTGGCTCTATTACCGATTTCCCTTGAGCCTGGGCCATGTCGAGGAGATGCTGCTGGAGCGTGGGATCGTGGTTTCGTATGAGACGATCCGCCGCTGGGGCCGCAGATATGGACCCGACTATGCCCGTCGCATCCGCCGGAAGCCGCCGTCGAAGGATGACATTTGGCCTCTTGATGAGGTCGCGGTAAGCATCAATGGCAGGCGACGCTGGTTGTGGCGCGCTGTCGACCAGGACGGCTACGTGCTCGATGAGATCGTCCAGACCCGCCGCAACACCAAGGCTGCCCGGCGCTTGCTGACCCGGTTGTTGAAGAAGCAGGGGAGCACTCCGAAGCGGATGGTCACGGACAGGCTGCGCTCCTACGGCGCGGCGAAACGCCAAGTCATGGCG
This region of Mesorhizobium huakuii genomic DNA includes:
- a CDS encoding Tn3 family transposase codes for the protein MIEMRSISYPRTNAVVSAIILWNTVYLSQVVESLRAEGHDLPDEIIRHISPQIWEHINLTGIYDWNGEGRPEGTFRPLRHATKEKIVEAA
- a CDS encoding DEAD/DEAH box helicase — protein: MSRTPKIQAGPRPAFSQGVHTSEYGHGIQRGEETGANEPTDPAQTGLVSALSPHGALRLEEADEGFVLDATVAAHIKDAFHHGAGFGLLTLGLVTDTPLSPDFAFWQNFACRFIAARCHAETGGVVCPGTDDLNGLVDEAPPMRGGEYLDATVLADLWASLRAALEADLAASGLDLSAYLERHDSRWRHVGRVHFNLAENRKDAERPFAFLATYVPGLGAQNALRHAPLGGALREFAGTGAKGQLLKLLEPVSRASERCGWLKAIVDSGEIFHPLRWTPGEAMQMLSDLTALEQAGIIVRMPASWPNQRPARPMVEAVVGASEPSRVGTEQLMDFSIEVVLDGEALSAAEIEQLLSAADGLALLRGKWIELDRDRLAAALDRYGEIERLANEEGISFGQAMRLLAGAGIGDERDDAAAFAAQWGQVRAGPWFAEALAACRNPETLDNALPGDALRANLRPYQQVGVQWLSFLTRLGLGACLADDMGLGKTVQVLALALAMRANAPGLPPILIVAPASLLANWAAEADRFAPSLRVFIAHPAFVSRDELSAPDTFLSQSDLVVTSYASLLRQGWLAQTHWHLVVIDEAQAIKNVATKQTRAVKALRAEGRIALTGTPVENTLGDLWSIFDFLNPGLLGTARAFRGFAKQLAAQQPPNYAPYAGSSRPISCGG
- a CDS encoding DEAD/DEAH box helicase codes for the protein MKTDRRVIADLPDKTEVKAWCSLSRKQAALYQNTVDNFERLLEESGDDMSRRGLVLSTLMRLKQICNHTAHGGGSDWAHGDSGKFERLADIATTVASRQEKMLVFTQFTEIIEPLSMLLTGVFGRPGLALSGATAVAKRKDLVARFQEDEHIPFFVLSLKAGGSGLTLTAASHVVHFDRWWNPAVENQATDRAFRIGQKRNVLVHKFVCRGTIEERIDEMIEAKQHMATQLLGGGGEVNLTKMGNRELLNLVRLDLSSAMMEPV
- a CDS encoding ROK family protein → MWDAALRHLTTAIATATNLLNPDLIVFGGHLAEAPESFIDHIRAGVLPPMRDVLRIERSSLGPGAGAIGASAAALDQFFYSGMSR
- a CDS encoding phasin; this translates as MAKTEDQDIETVHFPALDPAKAADQLRVVAEKVGELSTGALVKFASGAEDAQKMLKSIFENTKAVSNELSLKTMGALRANAEADLSHLQALVGAKLPSQVIALQSNFLRKRVEMCVEQAKEFQALSTKGVADVTKPIKDALEKALTDVKAA
- a CDS encoding phasin, producing MSKTADKPSETVEFRAFDPGKATDQFRVVAEKGVEQSKEVLAKFQSSAEDTQKALQSTFETAKSVGNELSLKMLAALRANAEADFSHLETLVGAKSLSEVIELQTTFLRKRVEMSVAQAKDIQALTTKAVTDVSKPVKDAFENTLRDLKVA
- a CDS encoding IS6 family transposase yields the protein MKRAAARYNNHRFPTEIIAHAVWLYYRFPLSLGHVEEMLLERGIVVSYETIRRWGRRYGPDYARRIRRKPPSKDDIWPLDEVAVSINGRRRWLWRAVDQDGYVLDEIVQTRRNTKAARRLLTRLLKKQGSTPKRMVTDRLRSYGAAKRQVMANVEHRSHKGLNNRAENSHVPFRKRERMRQGFRSIGSLQHFVSVFSALRNLFVPACTNCSASQIRNHRLQAIAEWKAAAGITA